Proteins found in one Paenibacillus borealis genomic segment:
- a CDS encoding BMP family ABC transporter substrate-binding protein — protein sequence MKRRGQGFKFSLVTMFLLAVVLTGCGNNNTASNTNAAATEAPAATNAAATEAAATTEPAAEKPTVAFVYIGPPGDGGYTYQHDQGRLYMEKELGIKADFVENVPESADAERIITELAQNHDIVFTTSFGYMDFTLNVASKFPNVKFLHASGYKTADNMGTYFGKNYQASYLSGIAAGKMTTKNHLGYVGAFPISEVIYNLNAFTLGAQRVNPDVKVDVVWTNTWYDPATERQAAISLLDKGADVLLAYQDSPATLQAAAERGAFAGGNDSDMSKYAPDNYLTNPVWNWGPYYVKAVQSVMDGTWKSEQYSGDMADGMVELAPFGNKVPDDVKQLVEDAKAKIISGELDVFTGPISDNKGNVVVQDGQKLTLEEVLSMNWLVKGVEGTIPQ from the coding sequence ATGAAAAGAAGGGGTCAGGGATTTAAATTCAGTCTGGTAACCATGTTCCTGTTAGCGGTGGTTCTGACGGGGTGCGGCAACAACAATACGGCATCGAACACGAACGCGGCGGCCACTGAGGCACCTGCGGCAACGAATGCAGCAGCCACCGAGGCAGCAGCAACAACAGAGCCGGCAGCAGAGAAGCCGACGGTTGCATTTGTCTATATCGGGCCTCCGGGTGACGGCGGATATACGTATCAGCATGATCAAGGCCGTCTGTACATGGAGAAGGAACTGGGCATCAAAGCCGATTTCGTGGAAAATGTACCGGAAAGCGCCGATGCTGAACGCATCATCACTGAACTTGCCCAGAACCATGACATTGTCTTCACTACAAGCTTCGGGTATATGGATTTCACACTGAACGTAGCCAGTAAATTCCCTAACGTGAAGTTCCTTCATGCCTCCGGTTACAAAACAGCCGATAACATGGGTACTTACTTCGGCAAAAACTATCAGGCAAGTTATCTGTCCGGTATCGCGGCAGGCAAAATGACTACGAAGAATCATCTTGGTTATGTTGGAGCCTTCCCGATCAGCGAAGTTATTTATAACCTAAATGCTTTTACCCTGGGAGCGCAAAGGGTAAACCCTGATGTGAAAGTGGATGTAGTATGGACCAATACCTGGTATGACCCTGCGACTGAACGTCAGGCGGCAATCAGCCTGCTCGATAAAGGTGCAGATGTCCTGCTGGCTTATCAGGATTCACCGGCTACGCTGCAGGCTGCTGCAGAACGCGGAGCTTTTGCCGGAGGAAATGACTCTGACATGAGCAAATATGCACCAGACAACTATTTGACCAACCCTGTATGGAACTGGGGCCCTTATTATGTAAAAGCTGTTCAGTCCGTAATGGATGGAACGTGGAAGAGCGAGCAATACTCCGGTGACATGGCAGATGGTATGGTTGAGCTTGCACCGTTCGGCAACAAGGTTCCGGATGATGTGAAGCAATTAGTGGAAGATGCCAAAGCCAAGATCATCAGCGGTGAGCTGGATGTATTCACCGGCCCGATTTCGGACAACAAAGGAAATGTAGTGGTTCAAGACGGCCAAAAGCTGACACTTGAAGAAGTGCTTTCCATGAACTGGCTGGTTAAAGGTGTAGAAGGTACCATCCCGCAATAA
- a CDS encoding ABC transporter ATP-binding protein, whose amino-acid sequence MQDHSVEMRGIVKKFGSVTASDQVDFSANAGEIHALLGENGAGKSTVMSMLSGVYRADAGDILIHGKPAKIRSPKDAALLGVGMVFQNFRLVQSLTAAENIVLGEKSSFWRGSKWIKNKHEEIEALGERFGLKFPVDRPIWQLSVGEQQRVEIVKTLYRGADIIILDEPTSVLTPGEAEQLFETLQVMKQTGKTVIMTTHKMKEVMASSDRISVMRKGKMIATLATAETDELELARLMVGREVTISRQEREATAGEPLLVVKDLDVAADHGRKALDALSLTVCEGEIVGVAGVAGNGQKELAEVLTGLRTWKTGEIIFDGSPVRTASVRGAIDSGISHVPENRMKSGLAGRLGSVDNLLFKSYRSEEHSKFGFLKAAKNRSWSQELVRRFNVKTPELDTPVQQLSGGNQQKLLFAREVSHQPKLMVAVHPTQGLDVGATAGVHELLMELRSSGSGVLLISEDLDELLQLSDRILVIYNGSIIGESDHEHADREQIGLMMAGIRNVEGSAV is encoded by the coding sequence ATGCAGGACCATTCGGTTGAAATGCGCGGGATAGTGAAGAAGTTCGGTTCTGTAACGGCCAGCGATCAAGTCGATTTTTCGGCAAATGCGGGTGAGATTCACGCGCTGCTTGGGGAGAACGGAGCAGGAAAAAGCACAGTCATGAGTATGCTGTCAGGTGTGTACAGGGCGGATGCGGGGGACATCCTCATTCATGGCAAACCAGCCAAGATCCGTTCCCCGAAAGATGCGGCACTCCTCGGGGTAGGCATGGTATTTCAGAACTTCAGACTGGTGCAAAGTCTCACGGCAGCGGAGAACATCGTGCTTGGCGAAAAGTCGTCTTTCTGGCGTGGCAGCAAGTGGATTAAGAACAAACACGAAGAGATCGAGGCGCTGGGTGAACGGTTTGGCCTCAAATTCCCGGTTGACCGGCCGATCTGGCAGTTGTCTGTCGGTGAACAGCAGCGTGTTGAAATCGTCAAAACACTGTACCGCGGGGCAGATATCATTATTCTCGACGAGCCGACCTCGGTGCTGACGCCGGGAGAAGCCGAGCAGTTATTCGAAACCCTCCAGGTGATGAAGCAGACAGGGAAGACGGTGATCATGACGACTCACAAAATGAAGGAAGTCATGGCCTCCTCCGACCGGATCTCGGTGATGCGCAAAGGGAAAATGATTGCCACTCTGGCAACAGCAGAGACGGATGAGCTGGAACTGGCCCGGCTGATGGTGGGCCGGGAAGTCACGATCAGCCGTCAGGAGCGCGAGGCTACGGCAGGGGAACCGTTGCTGGTTGTTAAGGACCTGGATGTTGCTGCCGATCACGGGCGCAAAGCGCTGGATGCCCTGTCGCTCACCGTATGTGAAGGCGAGATCGTTGGGGTGGCCGGTGTGGCCGGCAACGGGCAGAAGGAATTGGCTGAGGTGCTGACCGGACTTAGAACGTGGAAGACAGGCGAGATTATCTTCGACGGCAGTCCCGTCAGAACAGCTTCGGTAAGAGGTGCCATTGACTCGGGGATCTCGCATGTGCCGGAGAACCGGATGAAGAGCGGCCTTGCCGGGCGTCTGGGCTCGGTCGACAACCTGCTGTTCAAGTCTTACCGCAGTGAGGAGCATTCGAAATTCGGCTTCCTGAAGGCTGCGAAGAACCGTTCCTGGTCACAGGAGCTGGTCCGCCGCTTCAACGTGAAGACTCCGGAGCTGGATACCCCGGTGCAGCAGCTGTCGGGCGGGAACCAGCAGAAGCTGCTCTTTGCCCGCGAGGTCAGCCACCAGCCGAAGCTGATGGTTGCCGTCCATCCGACCCAGGGGCTGGATGTGGGAGCAACGGCAGGTGTTCATGAACTGCTGATGGAGCTGCGGAGCTCCGGCAGCGGCGTGCTGCTGATCTCCGAGGATCTGGATGAGCTGCTGCAATTGTCTGACCGCATTCTGGTTATTTACAACGGTTCAATTATAGGTGAGAGCGATCATGAGCATGCGGACCGGGAACAAATCGGACTGATGATGGCTGGAATCCGGAACGTGGAGGGAAGCGCCGTATGA
- a CDS encoding ABC transporter permease produces the protein MSPNTGSNAAVLEPSPGKSGKWYSLRLEYDSSRTRSPWWTPILSVILALLLCAVFIAANGMSPLVVYEKMFRGAFGTSYGFTETMVKAIPLLLCGLGIAVAYRISVWNIGAEGQLTVGAMAATAVTIYFPDLSSFWSITLMLVFGTAAGALWGLMTAVPRTHFGVNELITSLMLNYVALLALDYVVFGPWKDPKGFNFPGSPMFTAAQSLPVLGSTRLHIGLIFGLVAVLIYYLMIKFTRWGYELRLIGANPTAARYAGIHIKKHIIIVMLISGGLAGIAGMAEVSGVTHKLMQGISPGYGYTAIIVAWLAKLNPLGLIVTSILFGGLIVGGYSVQTIGLPSSISEMLQGAILFFLIAGDMIHRFRIRRSA, from the coding sequence ATGAGTCCGAATACTGGAAGCAATGCTGCAGTGCTGGAACCCTCACCGGGCAAAAGCGGGAAATGGTACTCCCTCAGGCTGGAATATGATTCAAGCCGTACCCGTTCACCATGGTGGACACCTATTCTGTCGGTTATTCTGGCGCTCTTGCTCTGTGCAGTATTTATTGCCGCCAATGGCATGAGTCCGCTTGTGGTATACGAAAAAATGTTCCGCGGAGCCTTCGGAACGTCCTATGGCTTCACGGAAACGATGGTTAAAGCCATCCCGCTGCTGCTCTGCGGACTCGGTATTGCGGTGGCTTACCGGATTTCCGTCTGGAATATCGGGGCGGAAGGCCAGCTGACTGTAGGTGCTATGGCGGCTACAGCGGTTACGATTTATTTCCCTGATCTGTCTTCGTTCTGGTCGATCACGCTGATGCTGGTGTTCGGAACGGCTGCGGGGGCGCTTTGGGGCCTGATGACCGCCGTTCCGCGGACGCATTTCGGTGTTAACGAGCTGATAACGTCCCTGATGCTGAACTATGTGGCTTTGCTGGCTCTGGATTATGTAGTCTTCGGCCCCTGGAAAGACCCTAAGGGCTTCAACTTCCCGGGTTCGCCGATGTTCACGGCTGCCCAGTCGCTGCCGGTACTTGGCAGCACACGGCTGCATATCGGGCTGATCTTCGGTCTGGTGGCTGTACTTATTTATTATCTGATGATCAAATTTACCCGCTGGGGATATGAGCTGCGCCTGATCGGTGCCAACCCTACTGCTGCCCGCTATGCGGGGATTCATATCAAGAAACATATCATCATCGTCATGCTGATCAGCGGCGGTCTCGCCGGCATTGCCGGAATGGCTGAGGTCTCAGGGGTTACACATAAGCTGATGCAGGGGATATCACCCGGTTATGGCTATACGGCAATCATCGTGGCTTGGCTTGCTAAGCTGAACCCGCTTGGTCTGATTGTCACTTCCATTCTGTTCGGCGGCCTGATCGTCGGCGGGTATAGTGTACAGACCATCGGACTGCCTTCGTCCATATCGGAAATGCTGCAGGGTGCGATCCTGTTCTTCCTGATTGCCGGCGACATGATTCACCGTTTCCGCATCCGCCGGAGCGCATAA
- a CDS encoding ABC transporter permease yields MDFTTQLLIAAISAGTPLLLATLGGILTERAGIIQLGAEGLMLMGAVTTCIVYIRSGNLILALLAAVAITALLGMVHSFLTVTLRANQTMSGLAMTLFGSGLSAYLGKSISGIPLPGTSPKLDLGALKSVPVIGDIFGRMDYLTWFSLLLVLVLHLLIHHTSWGLHLRAVGDNPATADVMGIRVQLIRYSYVTAGAALIGLAGADMVLAYAPTWNEGLTAGRGWIAVGLVIFARWNPLRALFCAYFFGALDSLGFRIQLLGSVVPSYFLKMIPYVVTILVLMYLGYRNRNKPSGTPESLGTPYVREQRF; encoded by the coding sequence ATGGATTTCACAACACAGTTATTAATAGCCGCCATATCCGCCGGAACACCGCTGCTGCTGGCTACTCTGGGAGGCATTCTGACCGAACGGGCCGGAATTATCCAACTCGGCGCGGAAGGGCTGATGCTGATGGGGGCGGTGACGACCTGTATCGTCTACATCCGCAGCGGGAATCTTATCCTGGCTCTGCTCGCAGCCGTAGCTATTACTGCGCTTCTGGGTATGGTGCATTCCTTCCTTACAGTCACCCTCCGGGCGAACCAGACGATGTCAGGTCTTGCCATGACACTGTTCGGCAGCGGGCTCAGCGCCTATCTCGGCAAGTCGATCAGCGGCATTCCGCTTCCGGGCACTTCACCCAAGCTGGATCTCGGAGCGCTGAAGTCGGTTCCGGTGATCGGGGATATTTTTGGCCGGATGGATTATCTGACCTGGTTCAGCCTGCTGCTGGTACTGGTACTGCATCTGTTGATCCACCATACCTCATGGGGCCTTCATCTGCGGGCAGTCGGAGACAATCCGGCTACTGCGGACGTCATGGGTATCCGTGTACAGCTGATCCGCTATAGCTACGTTACAGCCGGAGCTGCACTCATCGGTCTTGCCGGGGCAGACATGGTGCTGGCCTATGCACCGACCTGGAATGAAGGCCTTACGGCCGGAAGAGGCTGGATAGCCGTCGGGCTGGTTATTTTCGCCAGATGGAATCCGCTGCGCGCGCTCTTCTGCGCATACTTCTTCGGAGCACTCGATTCACTGGGCTTCCGTATACAGCTGCTGGGCAGTGTAGTGCCGTCTTATTTTCTCAAAATGATTCCTTATGTCGTTACGATCCTGGTCCTGATGTATCTGGGATACCGTAACCGCAACAAGCCTTCCGGAACGCCGGAATCGCTGGGAACCCCTTATGTCCGTGAACAGCGGTTCTGA
- the uraD gene encoding 2-oxo-4-hydroxy-4-carboxy-5-ureidoimidazoline decarboxylase, whose translation MNTPADIVTLAQINSMEQPEFVESLGGIFEHSPWVAEGAYGERPFESVQHLHDSMVETARNADHSRILALLRAHPDLATRLQVTPLSAAEQQGAGLDRLTPEEFKQLTELNAAYTEKFQFPFILAVRGKNKDDIINAIRDRVDRSLEEEWDQALLEIGKITRFRLEDLLAEE comes from the coding sequence ATGAATACACCAGCGGATATTGTGACACTGGCGCAGATCAACAGCATGGAACAACCGGAATTCGTAGAGAGCCTTGGGGGGATATTCGAACATTCGCCCTGGGTTGCGGAAGGCGCATATGGTGAGCGGCCTTTTGAATCTGTGCAGCATTTGCATGACAGTATGGTGGAAACGGCGCGGAATGCGGATCATAGCCGGATACTTGCTCTGCTTAGAGCCCACCCTGATCTGGCCACAAGGCTGCAGGTCACTCCGCTATCGGCGGCAGAGCAGCAGGGGGCCGGGCTGGACCGGCTGACGCCTGAAGAATTCAAGCAGCTTACGGAGCTGAATGCCGCCTATACAGAGAAATTCCAGTTCCCGTTCATTCTGGCTGTGCGCGGCAAAAATAAAGATGACATCATTAATGCCATCCGTGACCGGGTGGATCGCAGCTTGGAGGAAGAATGGGATCAGGCGCTGCTGGAGATAGGTAAGATTACCCGCTTCCGGCTGGAGGATCTGCTGGCGGAGGAATAG
- the uraH gene encoding hydroxyisourate hydrolase: MSGRLTTHVLDLSQGKPAAGMSLQLWEFGAGVPKLLRQAVTNSDGRLDAPLLAGEELLPGSYELVFMAGDYFRGAQAAAGGEPGSRTSNMFLEHIPIRFNILDPAEHYHVPLLVAPGGYSTYRGS, encoded by the coding sequence ATGAGCGGGCGGTTGACGACTCACGTGCTGGATCTGTCGCAAGGGAAGCCTGCTGCCGGAATGTCGCTTCAGCTATGGGAATTCGGTGCCGGGGTGCCCAAGCTCTTACGCCAGGCGGTCACGAACAGTGACGGCAGGCTGGATGCCCCGCTGCTGGCCGGTGAAGAATTGCTGCCCGGAAGTTACGAGCTGGTCTTCATGGCCGGTGATTACTTCAGGGGGGCTCAGGCGGCGGCTGGCGGTGAGCCGGGAAGCAGGACCAGCAACATGTTCCTTGAACACATTCCGATCCGCTTCAATATTCTGGACCCTGCAGAGCATTATCATGTACCGCTGCTGGTTGCGCCGGGAGGGTACAGCACATACCGAGGCAGTTAA
- a CDS encoding allantoinase, whose amino-acid sequence MEESYELIIRNGDVVLPGEVRKLDIGVKDGRIAALGEALQGSPNTAIIDAAGQYVLPGMIDMHVHFNEPAFGHWEGFRSGSASLAAGGCTCYADMPLNGNPPTVNIEALRMKTEAAAGNSAVDYVLWGGLVPGNLEDLEELAAAGVTGFKAFISNPGGEGEGRFREVDDDTLYQGMVRIAAIGGILALHAESEEMTSALGVAALREGRSSARDFAASRPPEAELEAVARALLYSERTGCRLHFVHISTSAALEMIHGAKKRGLDVTAETCPHYLILNEDSMEELGPLAKCAPPLRSSEEREQLWSALAAGKVDLIASDHSPCPAELKLAPGLSFFEAWGGISGAQSSLELMFHAGVRVRGLPVTQISALLSELPARRFGLEQRKGSIAPGLDADLVLLDPNTNYTLQADDLFYRHKHSPYVGMTLSCKVTTTLSRGNVVYTAGDGIVAADGGEWLRISSRQPAR is encoded by the coding sequence ATGGAGGAATCCTATGAGCTTATTATCAGGAACGGGGATGTTGTACTCCCTGGAGAAGTCCGCAAGCTGGATATCGGTGTGAAGGACGGCAGAATAGCTGCTCTGGGTGAAGCACTTCAGGGTTCGCCTAATACCGCAATTATTGATGCAGCAGGACAATATGTGCTCCCCGGTATGATAGATATGCATGTTCATTTCAATGAGCCGGCATTCGGCCATTGGGAAGGCTTCCGCAGCGGATCGGCTTCCCTTGCCGCAGGAGGCTGTACCTGTTACGCGGATATGCCGCTGAATGGTAACCCGCCGACAGTAAATATAGAAGCGCTCCGCATGAAGACTGAAGCTGCAGCCGGGAATTCGGCGGTGGATTATGTCCTGTGGGGCGGACTCGTGCCGGGCAATCTGGAGGATCTGGAAGAGCTGGCGGCTGCGGGGGTTACCGGCTTCAAGGCGTTTATCTCTAATCCCGGCGGTGAAGGCGAAGGCCGGTTCCGCGAGGTGGATGATGACACCCTGTATCAGGGGATGGTCCGCATCGCCGCAATCGGCGGCATTCTCGCCCTGCATGCGGAGAGTGAAGAGATGACCTCGGCGCTAGGCGTGGCTGCACTCCGCGAAGGGCGCAGCAGTGCGCGTGATTTCGCCGCTTCCCGCCCGCCGGAAGCGGAGCTGGAGGCTGTTGCCCGGGCGCTGCTGTATAGCGAACGGACCGGCTGCCGGCTGCATTTCGTGCATATCAGCACCTCCGCAGCCCTCGAGATGATTCACGGGGCCAAGAAGCGGGGGCTGGATGTGACGGCGGAGACCTGCCCCCATTATCTGATTCTGAATGAGGACAGTATGGAGGAACTGGGGCCACTGGCGAAATGTGCTCCCCCGCTGCGAAGTAGTGAGGAGCGGGAACAGCTGTGGTCTGCGCTGGCGGCGGGCAAGGTGGATCTGATTGCTTCGGATCATTCCCCATGTCCGGCGGAACTGAAGCTGGCACCCGGCCTGTCTTTTTTTGAAGCCTGGGGCGGAATCTCTGGAGCGCAGAGCAGTCTGGAGCTGATGTTTCATGCAGGTGTACGGGTGCGCGGCCTGCCGGTCACTCAGATTTCCGCGCTGCTGTCGGAGCTGCCTGCCCGGCGGTTCGGGCTGGAGCAGCGCAAAGGCTCCATCGCACCGGGGCTGGATGCCGATCTGGTGCTGCTGGACCCGAATACAAACTATACACTGCAGGCGGACGATTTATTCTACCGCCACAAGCATAGCCCTTATGTCGGAATGACCTTATCCTGCAAGGTAACGACAACCCTCAGCCGCGGCAATGTGGTCTATACGGCCGGGGATGGTATTGTTGCAGCGGATGGCGGTGAATGGCTGCGGATCTCCAGCCGCCAGCCGGCCCGATGA
- a CDS encoding Zn-dependent hydrolase: protein MAADLQPPAGPMKQPVRHVPAGEMLKLLDELAAFSAPGPGVTRLLYTPEWYRVQHFLQERMAGLGLEVRADEVGNVFGRLTGSKVTDKVILTGSHIDTVVSGGRYDGAYGVAAAVTALHYLQMTFGQPLRTLEVVSFCEEEGSRFPLTFWGSGNVTGLYDGSERENCADAEGVTLGAAMAACGLGGSIEASGAGDYNTSESGGTAFLHSPVRNDIAAYIELHIEQGIILERSSLEIGVVQAIAGQRRYRVKVCGTANHAGTTPMGLRQDALAGSAEMLLALERSAVAEGDPLVATTGRLEVYPGTPNVIPGEVQFTLDIRHSEAVMLERFCSRMLDEFADIAGRRGLILELLPQLATTPAPMDTELCMLLEQICQEQGRSYRSMVSGAGHDTQLFAPRCPSAMIFVPSRGGISHSPDEYTSPEELAAGLGVLTAILYKLAYTEN, encoded by the coding sequence ATGGCTGCGGATCTCCAGCCGCCAGCCGGCCCGATGAAGCAGCCGGTCCGGCATGTTCCAGCCGGAGAGATGCTGAAGCTGCTTGATGAACTAGCAGCCTTCAGTGCTCCCGGGCCGGGAGTTACCCGGCTGCTGTACACGCCGGAGTGGTACCGGGTCCAGCATTTTTTGCAGGAGAGAATGGCCGGACTCGGGCTTGAGGTCAGAGCGGATGAGGTCGGGAATGTATTCGGCAGGCTGACCGGATCAAAGGTCACGGATAAAGTCATCCTCACCGGCTCACATATCGATACGGTGGTGAGCGGCGGAAGGTATGACGGTGCCTACGGAGTAGCCGCTGCCGTCACTGCACTCCATTACTTGCAGATGACCTTCGGCCAGCCGCTGCGGACTCTGGAGGTGGTGTCCTTTTGCGAGGAGGAGGGCAGCCGCTTTCCGCTGACGTTCTGGGGTTCGGGCAATGTTACCGGACTGTACGACGGGAGTGAGCGTGAGAATTGTGCTGACGCCGAAGGGGTAACGCTCGGGGCGGCGATGGCTGCCTGCGGTCTGGGGGGCAGCATTGAAGCCTCCGGAGCAGGCGATTATAATACTTCAGAGAGTGGCGGCACTGCCTTCTTACACAGTCCGGTCCGCAATGATATTGCCGCCTACATTGAACTGCATATTGAACAGGGCATTATTCTGGAGCGGTCGTCCCTGGAGATCGGTGTAGTGCAGGCGATCGCCGGCCAGCGGCGGTACAGGGTCAAGGTGTGCGGGACAGCCAATCATGCCGGAACAACGCCGATGGGGCTCAGACAGGATGCGCTGGCTGGCAGTGCAGAGATGCTGCTGGCGCTGGAGCGTTCCGCTGTGGCGGAAGGGGATCCGCTGGTGGCTACAACGGGCAGGCTTGAAGTCTATCCGGGTACGCCGAATGTCATTCCGGGAGAAGTGCAGTTTACGCTGGATATCCGGCATAGTGAAGCCGTGATGCTGGAGCGCTTTTGCTCAAGGATGCTTGATGAATTCGCAGACATTGCCGGAAGGCGCGGTCTGATTCTGGAATTGCTGCCACAGCTGGCTACCACTCCTGCGCCTATGGATACAGAGCTGTGCATGTTGCTGGAACAAATCTGCCAGGAACAGGGGCGATCGTACCGGAGCATGGTCAGCGGCGCGGGGCATGATACCCAGCTGTTCGCGCCACGCTGCCCGTCGGCTATGATATTTGTGCCCAGCCGGGGAGGGATCAGCCATTCGCCTGATGAATATACGTCACCGGAAGAGCTGGCAGCGGGACTGGGAGTATTGACGGCTATCTTATATAAATTAGCCTATACAGAGAACTGA
- a CDS encoding pyridoxal-phosphate-dependent aminotransferase family protein, protein MKRYEDLSPSLRCIMTPGPVEVDPRVLRAMSYPVLGQFDPEFTDIMNETMEMLRELFATGNKWAYPVDGTSRSGIEAVMVSLIAPGDRVLIPVFGRFGHLLHEIAERCGAEVFTIEQTWGSVFPPEDVIAAIRSFKPDVVAIVHGETSTGRVQPLAEIGRACREQDALLIVDAVATIGGVPVETDAWMLDAVVGGTQKCLSVPSGMSPVTYNERAEAKLLKRKQVERGLRTGSDEASELPVVRSNYFDLGMLQDYWSPQRLNHHTEMTSMLYALREGLRLVLEEGLEARHVRHRLHERALVAGLTAMGLELYGDPESKLTVVTCVLIPEGIDGEAVRSMLLNHFGIEIASSFGPLKGLIWRIGTMGFSCRENNVLRLLGALEAALVRHGFAVSAGRGVQAALDVYESKVR, encoded by the coding sequence ATGAAGCGCTACGAAGATTTGTCACCATCCTTGCGGTGTATTATGACACCGGGGCCGGTGGAGGTTGATCCGCGGGTGCTGCGGGCCATGTCTTATCCGGTACTGGGTCAATTCGATCCTGAATTCACGGATATTATGAATGAGACGATGGAGATGCTGCGGGAGCTGTTTGCCACAGGCAATAAGTGGGCCTATCCGGTGGACGGCACATCGCGCTCCGGAATTGAAGCGGTGATGGTCAGTTTGATTGCTCCGGGAGACCGGGTGCTGATTCCGGTCTTCGGACGGTTTGGCCATCTGCTGCATGAGATTGCCGAGCGCTGCGGGGCTGAGGTATTTACGATTGAGCAGACCTGGGGCAGCGTATTTCCGCCGGAGGATGTGATTGCGGCGATCCGCAGCTTCAAGCCGGATGTGGTGGCGATCGTCCACGGGGAGACTTCCACGGGGCGTGTGCAGCCGCTAGCCGAGATCGGGCGGGCTTGCCGTGAGCAGGATGCGCTGCTGATTGTAGACGCTGTGGCAACGATTGGCGGAGTGCCTGTAGAGACGGATGCCTGGATGCTGGATGCCGTAGTCGGCGGAACGCAGAAGTGTCTGTCTGTCCCTTCGGGCATGTCTCCGGTTACGTATAATGAACGTGCTGAAGCCAAGCTGCTGAAGCGCAAACAGGTAGAACGGGGGCTTAGAACCGGCAGCGATGAGGCAAGCGAGCTGCCGGTTGTCCGCAGCAATTATTTCGACCTTGGCATGCTGCAGGATTACTGGAGCCCCCAGCGGCTGAATCACCACACGGAGATGACCTCCATGCTCTACGCTCTGCGCGAGGGGCTGCGGCTGGTGCTGGAAGAAGGGCTGGAAGCGCGGCATGTCCGGCATAGACTCCATGAGCGTGCCCTTGTAGCCGGCCTGACCGCTATGGGACTGGAGCTGTACGGCGATCCGGAGAGCAAGCTGACGGTCGTCACCTGTGTGCTTATTCCGGAGGGGATAGACGGGGAAGCAGTACGTTCCATGCTGCTGAACCATTTCGGGATAGAGATTGCGAGCTCGTTCGGTCCGTTAAAAGGCCTGATCTGGCGCATCGGCACAATGGGCTTCAGCTGCCGGGAGAATAATGTGCTGCGTCTGCTTGGAGCACTGGAGGCGGCGCTTGTACGCCACGGATTCGCAGTTTCGGCCGGCCGGGGGGTCCAGGCGGCACTTGACGTATACGAGTCAAAAGTAAGATAA